One genomic segment of Anguilla anguilla isolate fAngAng1 chromosome 2, fAngAng1.pri, whole genome shotgun sequence includes these proteins:
- the LOC118220717 gene encoding complement C3-like isoform X1, translating into MDRTYKMHLGVLWLAVLALSLPALSQCEPLFVLTAPNLLRVGCEEKVFVEAQEYTGGSLSVIIRVMDFPGKYRNLFSKTVTLSEENSFQALQEILISDVFEEETLRKQYVYLQAIFPQKKLEKPIQVSFQSGYIFAQTDKTIYSPLDRVNYRVFALDAALKPTRNLVSVDIMTPDGNIVGREIISPNNGISSQQYRLPETSSVGTWKMVSRFKNNLQNFTYEFEVKEYVKPNIEVTLTPEKKFFYIDETELSVEVAARCLYGEDVSGKAFVVFGVLTEDGEKKSIPASLQRVNIDSGKGKAKLTREQILTTFPDIRQLVKLSLYVSVSVLTDSGSEMVEGERRGIQIVTSPYTIHFKKTPSYFKQGMPFDVRVYVTNVDNTPVKFIELEVTPGPIFGRTQANGEARFLINTQQGASPLPITVKTKAPALTNERQAVAHMTALPYRTQGSSKNDLYISIKNSDLHIGGSLSVYLTLVNSPSVQAQIKHITYLLMSKGQLIRAGRYKALHGQSLIALHERVTKDMVPSFRIVAYYHVGTEVVSDSIWVDVKDICMGTLEVTSTKPKDVYEPGKLFSLTITGDPGAKVGLVAVDKGVYVLNNKNRLTQAKIWDIVEKHDTGCTPGSGAESMGVLYDAGLAFESSAGGTRSRSDPNCPIHPKSRRRRSLGEEDDEYVSNSDIISRVLFAESWLWEVIHLPECPLENRECKSTSVTKRSVLRDSITTWEITAISLSETHGICVADPFEIKVRKNFFIDLKLPYAAVRNEQLEIKAVLYNYLEENIKVRVELMETEQVCSAASKKRKYRLAEVDMDPMSSRAVSFVIIPMALGLHSIEVKAAVHDSIQTDGVKKDLHVVAEGLQTRRVVTVPLNPSNYGGVQIQNISVVQPISQVPGSPSYTYISVTGELPRPTNQKAISGSPMGHLIAQPNGNAETIMIGITGPVITTHYLDKTNQWEKVGLEHRAEAINFIEMGYTKLLEYRNNEGAFSIWKDTNPSSWLVAYILKVFRLTHNLIKIDEDVLCRAFKWLVLKTQQPDGIFKEVGRVYQGEMVGGIQGKDSDVSLTAFILVAMQEARHICVEEVNSLQVSMKKASEFLSGRIHSLTNPYAVALTAYALANEGNHQLDILNRFSSGQTHWPVSDSHMFTLEATGYALMVLVQAKEFDQAGRVVEWLTEQKFYGGGPGSTQATIIVFQAVAMYVTEISDTKDTELQVRLTMRNWRRPILWMFAGNAAHITRTHKVQPDVNVTVTATGTGEGTLLVMTIYNSLPEEKEPECRNFELEVKLKKEPHATDENVLETYKLTIDMTYLSDRDATMSILDITLLTGFIVDKKDLEMLTAGKDQYVKKIEMNTQLSEKGSLTLYMDKVCKCIPLTLMKKRSHLVCLHLLHLACCCVTDKVFCYLLFSTSPPPLSLLPQVSHQLPDRVAFRIHKIYNVGLLQPAAVTLYEYYSMENRCMKFYHPEKKNGTLNRICHEDVCRCAEENCSYQRKQGAEEMDRVTTACSAGMDYVYKVRVVSAALTYTIDRFTVLVEDVIKEGTDSAVKGKQRTFMAHPYCRESIALREGKTYLIMGKSDDLIKDKDGMMYILGEGTWIEYWPTEPECQQPAFRETCLSIVGDTTNLLMFGCPI; encoded by the exons ATGGACCGCACATACAAAATGCACCTGGGCGTGCTGTGGCTGGCGGTGttggccctctctctccctgcgctCTCTCAGTGTGAACCGCT ATTTGTTCTGACTGCGCCAAACCTGCTACGGGTGGGCTGTGAGGAGAAAGTGTTTGTGGAAGCGCAGGAGTACACAGGAGGAAGCCTCAGCGTCATAATCAGGGTGATGGATTTCCCTGGCAAGTACCGAAACCTGTTCTCCAAAACAGTGACCCTGAGCGAAGAGAACAGTTTCCAGGCTCTGCAAGAAATTCTG ATCTCTGATGTTTTTGAAGAAGAAACACTCAGGAAACAGTATGTCTACCTACAAGCAATATTTCCCCAGAAGAAACTGGAAAAGCCCATTCAGGTCTCCTTCCAGTCTGGATATATATTTGCACAAACTGACAAAACCATCTACTCTCCACTGGACAGAG TTAATTACAGGGTGTTTGCTTTGGATGCTGCTCTGAAGCCAACAAGAAATCTTGTTTCTGTGGACATCATG ACTCCTGATGGAAACATTGTCGGGAGAGAAATCATTTCTCCTAACAATGGGATCAGCTCACAACAGTACAGACTCCCAGAGACCAGCAG TGTTGGGACATGGAAGATGGTATCCAGATTCAAAAACAACCTGCAGAACTTTACCtatgagtttgaggtcaaagaATATG TTAAGCCAAATATTGAAGTCACGCTGACACCAGAGAAGAAATTCTTCTATATCGATGAAACAGAACTGTCTGTTGAGGTAGCTGCAAG GTGCCTGTATGGAGAGGATGTTTCAGGGAAGGCGTTTGTGGTTTTTGGCGTGCTGACAGAGGATGGTGAGAAGAAgagtattcctgcctctctgcaGAGAGTGAAC atTGACTCAGGAAAGGGAAAGGCCAAGCTAACAAGAGAGCAAATCCTAACGACCTTCCCAGACATTAGACAGCTGGTCAAGCTGTCcctgtatgtgtctgtcagCGTCCTGACAGACAGTG GCAGTGAAatggtggagggagagagaaggggcatCCAGATAGTGACCTCACCCTACACCATCCACTTCAAGAAGACCCCCTCCTATTTTAAACAAGGAATGCCTTTTGATGTCAGG GTCTACGTCACAAATGTGGACAACACCCCTGTGAAGTTTATTGAGCTGGAGGTGACACCTGGGCCCATTTTTGGCCGCACACAGGCAAATGGGGAGGCAAGGTTTCTAATCAACACCCAACAGGGGGCTTCCCCACTCCCGATCACG GTGAAGACGAAGGCACCGGCTCTGACCAatgagagacaggctgtggCGCATATGACAGCCCTACCATACAGGACGCAGGGCAGCTCCAAAAATGACCTGTACATCAGCATCAAGAACAGTGATCTTCATATTGGGGGCAGCTTGTCCGTCTACCTCACCCTTGTGAACAGTCCCAGTGTTCAAGCCCAGATAAAGCATATTACATACCTG CTAATGAGCAAAGGGCAGCTCATTCGTGCAGGGAGATATAAAGCACTGCACGGACAGTCACTAATTGCCTTACATGAGCGAGTGACCAAAGACATGGTTCCCTCTTTCCGAATTGTGGCGTACTACCATGTGGGCACGGAAGTGGTGTCGGACTCCATCTGGGTGGACGTTAAGGACATCTGCATGGGAACG CTTGAAGTCACCTCCACTAAACCGAAAGATGTCTATGAGCCGGGTAAGCTCTTCAGCTTGACCATCACCGGTGACCCTGGGGCAAAGGTGGGCCTGGTGGCCGTGGACAAGGGTGTCTATGTCCTGAACAATAAGAACAGACTGACACAGGCCAAG ATCTGGGACATCGTTGAAAAGCACGATACTGGCTGTACGCCTGGGAGTGGCGCTGAAAGCATGGGCGTTTTGTATGATGCTGGGCTGGCGTTTGAATCCAGCGCTGGTGGGACCAGATCCCGATCAG ACCCCAACTGTCCCATCCATCCTAAGAGTCGAAGACGGCGCTCCCTAG GTGAAGAGGATGACGAATACGTTAGCAACAGTGATATCATTTCCCGCGTACTGTTCGCTGAGAGTTGGTTATGGGAGGTGATTCATCTGCCAGAGTGTCCCCTTGAAAATAGAGAATG CAAGTCCACATCAGTCACAAAGAGGAGTGTCCTGAGGGACTCAATCACCACCTGGGAAATCACCGCTATCAGTCTGTCCGAGACTCACG GAATCTGTGTGGCTGATCCCTTTGAGATAAAGGTGAGAAAGAACTTCTTCATCGACCTGAAGCTGCCCTATGCCGCAGTGCGTAATGAGCAGTTGGAAATTAAGGCGGTGCTTTACAACTACCTTGAGGAAAATATAAAG GTTCGAGTGGAGCTGATGGAGACTGAGCAGGTGTGCAGCGCGGCCAGTAAGAAGAGGAAGTACCGCCTGGCCGAGGTGGACATGGACCCCATGTCCTCACGTGCTGTCTCGTTTGTCATCATCCCGATGGCCCTGGGTTTGCACTCCATTGAGGTTAAAGCCGCCGTCCACGACTCCATCCAAACAGACGGTGTCAAGAAGGACCTTCATGTGGTG GCTGAGGGACTCCAAACCAGACGGGTTGTGACAGTACCCTTGAATCCGTCCAACTACG GTGGGGTTCAGATACAGAATATCAGTGTTGTGCAGCCGATATCTCAGGTCCCAGGCTCACCTAGTTACACCTACATAAGTGTGACAG GTGAGCTGCCGAGGCCGACCAATCAGAAAGCCATCAGTGGTTCCCCCATGGGTCACCTTATAGCTCAGCCTAACGGTAATGCTGAGACTATCATGATAGGCATCACAGGACCCGTCATCACCACACACTACCTGGACAAAACCAACCAATGGGAGAAAGTGGGATTAGAGCATCGGGCCGAAGCCATCAACTTCATTGAAATGG GGTACACTAAGTTGCTGGAATACCGGAACAATGAGGGTGCATTCAGCATTTGGAAAGACACGAATCCCAGCTCTTG GCTGGTGGCGTACATACTCAAAGTATTTAGGCTGACACACAATCTTATCAAAATTGATGAGGATGTACTGTGCAGAGCTTTCAAGTGGCTAGTCCTGAAGACACAGCAGCCAGATGGCATTTTCAAAGAGGTTGGCCGTGTCTACCAAGGAGAAATGGTG GGCGGTATACAGGGGAAAGACAGTGATGTCTCGCTGACAGCATTCATCCTCGTCGCCATGCAGGAGGCCCGTCACATCTGTGTGGAGGAAGTAAAT AGCCTGCAAGTCAGCATGAAGAAAGCCAGCGAGTTCCTATCTGGCAGGATCCACAGCCTGACCAACCCCTACGCCGTGGCCCTCACTGCCTACGCTCTGGCCAATGAGGGAAATCATCAGCTAGACATCCTGAACCGCTTCTCATCTG GACAAACACACTGGCCAGTCTCCGACAGTCACATGTTCACTCTGGAGGCCACAGGCTATGCTTTGATGGTCCTAGTCCAGGCCAAGGAGTTTGACCAGGCTGGTCGTGTGGTCGAGTGGCTGACCGAGCAAAAGTTCTATGGTGGTGGCCCCGGGTCTACCCAG GCCACCATCATAGTTTTCCAGGCTGTGGCTATGTACGTAACAGAAATATCCGATACGAAAGACACTGAACTGCAAGTGCGTTTGACCATGAGGAACTGGAGGAGGCCCATCCTTTGGATGTTTGCTGGGAATGCTGCTCACatcactcgcacacacaag GTTCAGCCTGACGTAAATGTGACTGTCACTGCAACGGGAACAGGCGAAGGGACCCTTTTG GTGATGACGATATACAACAGTTTGCCTGAGGAAAAGGAACCAGAGTGTAGGAACTTTGAATTGGAGGTGAAGCTAAAGAAGGAACCACATG CTACTGATGAAAATGTTCTGGAAACATACAAGCTCACAATTGATATGAC ATACCTATCCGACAGAGATGCCACCATGTCTATTCTGGATATCACCTTGCTCACAGGCTTCATTGTAGATAAGAAGGACCTCGAGATG TTAACTGCAGGAAAGGACCAATACGTCAAGAAGATTGAGATGAACACACAGCTTTCAGAGAAGGGCTCCCTTACTCTTTACATGGACAAGGTGTGCAAATGTATTCCCCTGACCTTGATGAAAAAGCGCTCGCATTTGGTCTGCCTACACTTGTTGCATTTGGCTTGTTGTTGCGTGACTGACAAAGTCTTTTGCTACCTCCTTTTttctacctcccccccccccctctctctccttccacagGTTTCCCATCAGCTGCCTGACAGAGTGGCCTTCAGGATACATAAGATATACAATGTGGGTCTGCTTCAGCCAGCTGCAGTTACTCTGTATGAGTATTACTCCATGG AAAACCGCTGTATGAAGTTTTATCACCCGGAGAAGAAGAACGGGACCCTGAACAGGATCTGCCATGAGGATGTGTGCCGCTGTGCAGAAG AAAACTGCAGCTACCAGAGGAAACAGGGAGCTGAAGAAATGGACCGTGTGACTACTGCCTGTTCAGCTGGCATGGATTACG TGTATAAAGTCAGAGTGGTCAGCGCTGCACTGACTTACACCATCGACCGCTTCACTGTCCTTGTGGAGGATGTCATCAAAGAAG GCACTGACTCGGCGGTAAAGGGGAAACAGCGTACATTTATGGCCCATCCCTATTGCAGAGAGAGTATAGCTCTAAGAGAAGGAAAAACCTACCTGATCATGGGCAAGTCTGACGACCTCATCAAAGATAAAGACGG GATGATGTACATTCTGGGTGAAGGAACCTGGATTGAATACTGGCCGACCGAGCCAGAGTGTCAGCAGCCAGCATTCCGTGAAACCTGTCTGAGCATTGTTGGAGATACAACCAATCTATTGATGTTTGGATGCCCCATCTAA
- the LOC118220717 gene encoding complement C3-like isoform X2, with translation MDRTYKMHLGVLWLAVLALSLPALSQCEPLFVLTAPNLLRVGCEEKVFVEAQEYTGGSLSVIIRVMDFPGKYRNLFSKTVTLSEENSFQALQEILISDVFEEETLRKQYVYLQAIFPQKKLEKPIQVSFQSGYIFAQTDKTIYSPLDRVNYRVFALDAALKPTRNLVSVDIMTPDGNIVGREIISPNNGISSQQYRLPETSSVGTWKMVSRFKNNLQNFTYEFEVKEYVKPNIEVTLTPEKKFFYIDETELSVEVAARCLYGEDVSGKAFVVFGVLTEDGEKKSIPASLQRVNIDSGKGKAKLTREQILTTFPDIRQLVKLSLYVSVSVLTDSGSEMVEGERRGIQIVTSPYTIHFKKTPSYFKQGMPFDVRVYVTNVDNTPVKFIELEVTPGPIFGRTQANGEARFLINTQQGASPLPITVKTKAPALTNERQAVAHMTALPYRTQGSSKNDLYISIKNSDLHIGGSLSVYLTLVNSPSVQAQIKHITYLLMSKGQLIRAGRYKALHGQSLIALHERVTKDMVPSFRIVAYYHVGTEVVSDSIWVDVKDICMGTLEVTSTKPKDVYEPGKLFSLTITGDPGAKVGLVAVDKGVYVLNNKNRLTQAKIWDIVEKHDTGCTPGSGAESMGVLYDAGLAFESSAGGTRSRSDPNCPIHPKSRRRRSLGEEDDEYVSNSDIISRVLFAESWLWEVIHLPECPLENRECKSTSVTKRSVLRDSITTWEITAISLSETHGICVADPFEIKVRKNFFIDLKLPYAAVRNEQLEIKAVLYNYLEENIKVRVELMETEQVCSAASKKRKYRLAEVDMDPMSSRAVSFVIIPMALGLHSIEVKAAVHDSIQTDGVKKDLHVVAEGLQTRRVVTVPLNPSNYGGVQIQNISVVQPISQVPGSPSYTYISVTGELPRPTNQKAISGSPMGHLIAQPNGNAETIMIGITGPVITTHYLDKTNQWEKVGLEHRAEAINFIEMGYTKLLEYRNNEGAFSIWKDTNPSSWLVAYILKVFRLTHNLIKIDEDVLCRAFKWLVLKTQQPDGIFKEVGRVYQGEMVGGIQGKDSDVSLTAFILVAMQEARHICVEEVNSLQVSMKKASEFLSGRIHSLTNPYAVALTAYALANEGNHQLDILNRFSSGQTHWPVSDSHMFTLEATGYALMVLVQAKEFDQAGRVVEWLTEQKFYGGGPGSTQATIIVFQAVAMYVTEISDTKDTELQVRLTMRNWRRPILWMFAGNAAHITRTHKVQPDVNVTVTATGTGEGTLLVMTIYNSLPEEKEPECRNFELEVKLKKEPHATDENVLETYKLTIDMTYLSDRDATMSILDITLLTGFIVDKKDLEMLTAGKDQYVKKIEMNTQLSEKGSLTLYMDKVSHQLPDRVAFRIHKIYNVGLLQPAAVTLYEYYSMENRCMKFYHPEKKNGTLNRICHEDVCRCAEENCSYQRKQGAEEMDRVTTACSAGMDYVYKVRVVSAALTYTIDRFTVLVEDVIKEGTDSAVKGKQRTFMAHPYCRESIALREGKTYLIMGKSDDLIKDKDGMMYILGEGTWIEYWPTEPECQQPAFRETCLSIVGDTTNLLMFGCPI, from the exons ATGGACCGCACATACAAAATGCACCTGGGCGTGCTGTGGCTGGCGGTGttggccctctctctccctgcgctCTCTCAGTGTGAACCGCT ATTTGTTCTGACTGCGCCAAACCTGCTACGGGTGGGCTGTGAGGAGAAAGTGTTTGTGGAAGCGCAGGAGTACACAGGAGGAAGCCTCAGCGTCATAATCAGGGTGATGGATTTCCCTGGCAAGTACCGAAACCTGTTCTCCAAAACAGTGACCCTGAGCGAAGAGAACAGTTTCCAGGCTCTGCAAGAAATTCTG ATCTCTGATGTTTTTGAAGAAGAAACACTCAGGAAACAGTATGTCTACCTACAAGCAATATTTCCCCAGAAGAAACTGGAAAAGCCCATTCAGGTCTCCTTCCAGTCTGGATATATATTTGCACAAACTGACAAAACCATCTACTCTCCACTGGACAGAG TTAATTACAGGGTGTTTGCTTTGGATGCTGCTCTGAAGCCAACAAGAAATCTTGTTTCTGTGGACATCATG ACTCCTGATGGAAACATTGTCGGGAGAGAAATCATTTCTCCTAACAATGGGATCAGCTCACAACAGTACAGACTCCCAGAGACCAGCAG TGTTGGGACATGGAAGATGGTATCCAGATTCAAAAACAACCTGCAGAACTTTACCtatgagtttgaggtcaaagaATATG TTAAGCCAAATATTGAAGTCACGCTGACACCAGAGAAGAAATTCTTCTATATCGATGAAACAGAACTGTCTGTTGAGGTAGCTGCAAG GTGCCTGTATGGAGAGGATGTTTCAGGGAAGGCGTTTGTGGTTTTTGGCGTGCTGACAGAGGATGGTGAGAAGAAgagtattcctgcctctctgcaGAGAGTGAAC atTGACTCAGGAAAGGGAAAGGCCAAGCTAACAAGAGAGCAAATCCTAACGACCTTCCCAGACATTAGACAGCTGGTCAAGCTGTCcctgtatgtgtctgtcagCGTCCTGACAGACAGTG GCAGTGAAatggtggagggagagagaaggggcatCCAGATAGTGACCTCACCCTACACCATCCACTTCAAGAAGACCCCCTCCTATTTTAAACAAGGAATGCCTTTTGATGTCAGG GTCTACGTCACAAATGTGGACAACACCCCTGTGAAGTTTATTGAGCTGGAGGTGACACCTGGGCCCATTTTTGGCCGCACACAGGCAAATGGGGAGGCAAGGTTTCTAATCAACACCCAACAGGGGGCTTCCCCACTCCCGATCACG GTGAAGACGAAGGCACCGGCTCTGACCAatgagagacaggctgtggCGCATATGACAGCCCTACCATACAGGACGCAGGGCAGCTCCAAAAATGACCTGTACATCAGCATCAAGAACAGTGATCTTCATATTGGGGGCAGCTTGTCCGTCTACCTCACCCTTGTGAACAGTCCCAGTGTTCAAGCCCAGATAAAGCATATTACATACCTG CTAATGAGCAAAGGGCAGCTCATTCGTGCAGGGAGATATAAAGCACTGCACGGACAGTCACTAATTGCCTTACATGAGCGAGTGACCAAAGACATGGTTCCCTCTTTCCGAATTGTGGCGTACTACCATGTGGGCACGGAAGTGGTGTCGGACTCCATCTGGGTGGACGTTAAGGACATCTGCATGGGAACG CTTGAAGTCACCTCCACTAAACCGAAAGATGTCTATGAGCCGGGTAAGCTCTTCAGCTTGACCATCACCGGTGACCCTGGGGCAAAGGTGGGCCTGGTGGCCGTGGACAAGGGTGTCTATGTCCTGAACAATAAGAACAGACTGACACAGGCCAAG ATCTGGGACATCGTTGAAAAGCACGATACTGGCTGTACGCCTGGGAGTGGCGCTGAAAGCATGGGCGTTTTGTATGATGCTGGGCTGGCGTTTGAATCCAGCGCTGGTGGGACCAGATCCCGATCAG ACCCCAACTGTCCCATCCATCCTAAGAGTCGAAGACGGCGCTCCCTAG GTGAAGAGGATGACGAATACGTTAGCAACAGTGATATCATTTCCCGCGTACTGTTCGCTGAGAGTTGGTTATGGGAGGTGATTCATCTGCCAGAGTGTCCCCTTGAAAATAGAGAATG CAAGTCCACATCAGTCACAAAGAGGAGTGTCCTGAGGGACTCAATCACCACCTGGGAAATCACCGCTATCAGTCTGTCCGAGACTCACG GAATCTGTGTGGCTGATCCCTTTGAGATAAAGGTGAGAAAGAACTTCTTCATCGACCTGAAGCTGCCCTATGCCGCAGTGCGTAATGAGCAGTTGGAAATTAAGGCGGTGCTTTACAACTACCTTGAGGAAAATATAAAG GTTCGAGTGGAGCTGATGGAGACTGAGCAGGTGTGCAGCGCGGCCAGTAAGAAGAGGAAGTACCGCCTGGCCGAGGTGGACATGGACCCCATGTCCTCACGTGCTGTCTCGTTTGTCATCATCCCGATGGCCCTGGGTTTGCACTCCATTGAGGTTAAAGCCGCCGTCCACGACTCCATCCAAACAGACGGTGTCAAGAAGGACCTTCATGTGGTG GCTGAGGGACTCCAAACCAGACGGGTTGTGACAGTACCCTTGAATCCGTCCAACTACG GTGGGGTTCAGATACAGAATATCAGTGTTGTGCAGCCGATATCTCAGGTCCCAGGCTCACCTAGTTACACCTACATAAGTGTGACAG GTGAGCTGCCGAGGCCGACCAATCAGAAAGCCATCAGTGGTTCCCCCATGGGTCACCTTATAGCTCAGCCTAACGGTAATGCTGAGACTATCATGATAGGCATCACAGGACCCGTCATCACCACACACTACCTGGACAAAACCAACCAATGGGAGAAAGTGGGATTAGAGCATCGGGCCGAAGCCATCAACTTCATTGAAATGG GGTACACTAAGTTGCTGGAATACCGGAACAATGAGGGTGCATTCAGCATTTGGAAAGACACGAATCCCAGCTCTTG GCTGGTGGCGTACATACTCAAAGTATTTAGGCTGACACACAATCTTATCAAAATTGATGAGGATGTACTGTGCAGAGCTTTCAAGTGGCTAGTCCTGAAGACACAGCAGCCAGATGGCATTTTCAAAGAGGTTGGCCGTGTCTACCAAGGAGAAATGGTG GGCGGTATACAGGGGAAAGACAGTGATGTCTCGCTGACAGCATTCATCCTCGTCGCCATGCAGGAGGCCCGTCACATCTGTGTGGAGGAAGTAAAT AGCCTGCAAGTCAGCATGAAGAAAGCCAGCGAGTTCCTATCTGGCAGGATCCACAGCCTGACCAACCCCTACGCCGTGGCCCTCACTGCCTACGCTCTGGCCAATGAGGGAAATCATCAGCTAGACATCCTGAACCGCTTCTCATCTG GACAAACACACTGGCCAGTCTCCGACAGTCACATGTTCACTCTGGAGGCCACAGGCTATGCTTTGATGGTCCTAGTCCAGGCCAAGGAGTTTGACCAGGCTGGTCGTGTGGTCGAGTGGCTGACCGAGCAAAAGTTCTATGGTGGTGGCCCCGGGTCTACCCAG GCCACCATCATAGTTTTCCAGGCTGTGGCTATGTACGTAACAGAAATATCCGATACGAAAGACACTGAACTGCAAGTGCGTTTGACCATGAGGAACTGGAGGAGGCCCATCCTTTGGATGTTTGCTGGGAATGCTGCTCACatcactcgcacacacaag GTTCAGCCTGACGTAAATGTGACTGTCACTGCAACGGGAACAGGCGAAGGGACCCTTTTG GTGATGACGATATACAACAGTTTGCCTGAGGAAAAGGAACCAGAGTGTAGGAACTTTGAATTGGAGGTGAAGCTAAAGAAGGAACCACATG CTACTGATGAAAATGTTCTGGAAACATACAAGCTCACAATTGATATGAC ATACCTATCCGACAGAGATGCCACCATGTCTATTCTGGATATCACCTTGCTCACAGGCTTCATTGTAGATAAGAAGGACCTCGAGATG TTAACTGCAGGAAAGGACCAATACGTCAAGAAGATTGAGATGAACACACAGCTTTCAGAGAAGGGCTCCCTTACTCTTTACATGGACAAG GTTTCCCATCAGCTGCCTGACAGAGTGGCCTTCAGGATACATAAGATATACAATGTGGGTCTGCTTCAGCCAGCTGCAGTTACTCTGTATGAGTATTACTCCATGG AAAACCGCTGTATGAAGTTTTATCACCCGGAGAAGAAGAACGGGACCCTGAACAGGATCTGCCATGAGGATGTGTGCCGCTGTGCAGAAG AAAACTGCAGCTACCAGAGGAAACAGGGAGCTGAAGAAATGGACCGTGTGACTACTGCCTGTTCAGCTGGCATGGATTACG TGTATAAAGTCAGAGTGGTCAGCGCTGCACTGACTTACACCATCGACCGCTTCACTGTCCTTGTGGAGGATGTCATCAAAGAAG GCACTGACTCGGCGGTAAAGGGGAAACAGCGTACATTTATGGCCCATCCCTATTGCAGAGAGAGTATAGCTCTAAGAGAAGGAAAAACCTACCTGATCATGGGCAAGTCTGACGACCTCATCAAAGATAAAGACGG GATGATGTACATTCTGGGTGAAGGAACCTGGATTGAATACTGGCCGACCGAGCCAGAGTGTCAGCAGCCAGCATTCCGTGAAACCTGTCTGAGCATTGTTGGAGATACAACCAATCTATTGATGTTTGGATGCCCCATCTAA